In Methanocella sp., the sequence TCGGGCTGGCCATGTATGGCGCCTGGACCATGTTCGTCCTCATCTACTTTGGCGAGGTCTACTTCGCCCCGGAGAACGCGCTCATGTCCTCCGCGCTATGGATATCGCACTGCGGCATGGCGCTGGAAAGCATCTTTTTGCTGCCGTATATTAAAAAAGCGGGCATCTTCTCCTGGATGACGGCATGCGCCTGGTTCCTGCTCCAGGACTTCATGGACTACTTCGTGCTATTCACATATAATGGGGGGGTCATGCGGCTTCACCCGCTGGCCCTCATGGAATACTATACGAGAGGCATGAGCGGCTTTAGTTTTTTAGAGGCTAAGCTGGGCTCGATGATGTACATTACCTTTGCCATGACCCTGATTTTTATCGTCCTGATCTATGCCGTATCCCGAAAATGGGCCCTGACGGTAAAAGAGCCGGGCGTTAGCCCGGAAAAAACGTGATCAAAAGCTTATCGTCACTTCGACCCATATGCTGTGGCCGCTGTGGCCGCCCGTCTCATGGGCCTCGGCGACCCGGATAAACTTCAGGTTCTTTATGGCGATATGAGCGAAGCTCGACTGCGTCAGCTTCGTCATCAACTCGCCATTTTCCATTCCTTCGTAAAGCCCGTGGATGACGTCCTCGCCCTGGTCGAGGATGATAGCGTGGGTTTCTACTGTCATTCAATCCCTACCTGACTATTGTCTTTAACGCAAATGTGTAATATACTTGCCGCTTTCGGCCAGGGCGAAGCTTCAGCCGAATACGTTTTACCAGTGGCAAATGGTGGTCGATGATAAGGGTTGATGGCAGAGGGCCGGGTTATCGGTATACCTGCCTGGCATACGTGCGTAATCGCTCTAGCTGCCATTCGCGCTCTTTAACGAGGCCGTCGTCCATATTACCCGTATAGGCTGCGACAGATCTAATGCCATATATGGAGCTTCCTAGCGCGTGGGTGTTG encodes:
- a CDS encoding DUF1405 domain-containing protein; its protein translation is MFNPVKFVVDLVYGDKRLLALIILINVIGSAFGFYYYWDQLMMTPWYYWLFVPDCPLYTFFMIFALLFIAMGKPNDTFNVITAVGLAMYGAWTMFVLIYFGEVYFAPENALMSSALWISHCGMALESIFLLPYIKKAGIFSWMTACAWFLLQDFMDYFVLFTYNGGVMRLHPLALMEYYTRGMSGFSFLEAKLGSMMYITFAMTLIFIVLIYAVSRKWALTVKEPGVSPEKT